Genomic segment of Heterodontus francisci isolate sHetFra1 unplaced genomic scaffold, sHetFra1.hap1 HAP1_SCAFFOLD_54, whole genome shotgun sequence:
CATTTCCTTTCAGTCTGGAAGCACGACCCTGATATTATCTTACattccactttaattttacatcctACTCCCACTCTGACATTTCTATTCTCGGCCACCATTGCTGTTGAACTTTTAAGATCAATGAGTAACGACATCATATATTTTGACTGCGTACTTTATTGATGTCAGCCTCAACACGGAGATGAAAAACTTTAGATTACAATCCCAATTTGCTCACATGGCATGGGTTCATAATGCAGGATGGCTACAACGAAGCCACTGGTGTAGAGGAAGTGTTGCCCCATGCTTGGGTCCAGGAACCCCTACTGGTGCACTTTCAACAGGCTGGACCATGTCCCTAAGTCTACCCATCTTTCTCCACCGAATTTGCGGGCAACTGGAGCTTTTTCCTCATTGCCAGACTTTCCATGGGCCTCTCCCATAGATTTTGTTGGGACAACTTGCTTCTCCTCTTTACTCATCTTCATTGCTGGAATTGCCCCATCAGCATGCACCATTACAACATTCGTCATTGAATTTCTACTGTCCTCCACCCAATCGCAGAACTTCCACTTCTTTCTTTCCTCCCTCTATACCCCATATTTCACTGGTTCTATGCTTCAAGACTATTACTCTCTAATATCttacagatctgatgaaaggttgtCGACATGAAAGTTATCTCTGTTTCTGTTTCCACAAATACCTGCTGACCTGCTGAATTTGATCATTATTCTGAATCATATTTACAGTGGTTGCAGTATTTCATTCTGCTCAGCTAGTTCTTCCCTGGCTAATAACTGGAGTAATTTCTACACATGCATGGTACCGGGTTTCCCCACATGCTGTAGAGTTCTTATGCAGATTATCCACTTGGAAATGAGCTTGATTGACAGGCTTCGCTTCGAGTTGGAGCGCCACGACATCACAGCAGGTCAAAGGAACAGGTACATCCAATTCCGGATACTGTGTCTGATCCCACAATGATCTAATCATGGACCTAGCATGGGATACAATCCCCATCAACAGGGTGCTTTGCCTCGGTGGAGTTTGATGGGCTGTGAACCTGGACTTCCAGGAGAAGCATTCCTGCTCTttctgacccacaagcagtgctgcacACAAACCCTCTTTCTAAAGATTGTCTCTCCTCCCATCAGCTGGCAGGTTTCGTAGGGCCTGGAAAGTCAGAGAAGCCAATGTTAAACCAGTAAATCAGGTTAATTCAGAAATCTGCCAGCCTCATTAAAACACTTAACATGCGACCCCTCCTACCAGGAGCGGTCTTCTACTCGGCCCTTTGGCCCGTCACTATTAACACTGGAATTAGGCAGGTTGGAGATGTGTTAAGACCATAGTTGAAACTATTTCACGTTTCATCTGAGTACACCCAAACATTTTTGGTGCTACAATTGAGTCCTTAATGTCTTGGCTCAGGCAGTGAAACGTTTGATTGGCAATTACTAGTCTCTTTTCTCTTTTCTcacttacagttaatttagtggcaattctgatcctgtcccgggcaaagtgcggcctctccacttgtaccactcgctacctggtggccatggcagtggcggatctattggtcattatcacCGAGGTCATACTGAACCAAAtgaattattattatttcccaaagagtttcctgaacatcacccctgtatGTAGTGTAATCTATCTCCTGACTAGTGCAGCCACAgaaatttctgtctggctcactgtcgctttcacctttgacagATTTGTCTCGATTTGCTGccaaaagctgaaaactaaatattgtactgagaaaactgcagctgtgatgTTATCAACAACTTGCATTCTGTTCTGTACAAAAAACGTTCCCttctactttatatatgaacctgtGGAGATACTTGAGAATGTACCATGGTTCTGCAATGTAAAACCAAGCTATTATACAGAGCCTGGATGGGtggcatttgactggtttgataaggttttaaccccattgctgccatttgctttaattctgttgctcaatgctctgactgtcagatacattttagtggccagtcgatccCGGAAAGGACTGAGGGGTCTGAAAAAGGGAGAGAATCGCAATGATCCAAagatggagaacagaaggaagtcaatggttttactcttcaccatatccagcagcttcatacttctgtggttgacgtatgttatagaattcttatattacATCATTACAGGAACAAATCCCACGGCttacaatgattctgaatatatGTTTCAACAAGTCGGATATATGTTGCGGAGTTTaaattgctgcacaaacacatttatttatggggcgacccagtccaagttcagagaacagttcaagagtgcggtgaaatatcctgtAATATTAATTGTTCAATTatttaataaacaaaacaactgacagCAGCCGAAAGGTGGATCCTCGTGCTTCAATCGCATGGATGTAATATGTAGCCCCACAATTACATCAACTGAATGACGCCAGAAATCGCTGGTGATCTGAAAATAACTCAGCGGCGTGAGAGCCGCCACTGTGCTTGGGCCGTGGCACTATTTCTGCTGGTTCACAAGGAATGTGCACCGCAGCGGCTGGAGTTCATCGTGGATGTTGACAAAGGCATTTTATTTTAAGTTGTGTTTCATTAAAAAAATGTTCTTTATGAAAACTGCACCTGCATAAATGATGGCCTATGGAATAACGCTCCCCCAGACAAAATCAAAAAAATGCAGTAAGCCAGAGCTAGAGGTGACATTTGTAGGTCCAAAATTAAATTAGCAGGAGGAATCAGACACACCAAAAACAATCTGCTCGGAAAGAAAAATTTGCttacaaaacagaaaatgttgcagaTGCAGGAAACCTTGTCTGAATTGTTTCTGATTAGGAGATGCACAATGCACACGGCAGGACAAGAGTGGAACCAACAGCCATAGTCTCTCCTTTACCTGCACTGGTTCCATTCTGAGCACCTCACATTTACTCAGAAAGGAAAAAAGAAAGCTTGATGTTACAAATCAAAATGCTATAGATGCTGGAATACACCTTGTGTGAATTTATAAGTATTATTTTTAACTGTTTTTTGAACCCTTGCATCTCTCTCGCTCCCTTAGCAGACAGTTGGGTGGGGGCATTTAGCCATTGAGTGGTCACGTCTGGACAGGCACAACTGGGGTTCTCAGGTGGGGAGACTGGACACTATGTGAAGCAGTGGAGCCAGGCTTGGCGATGGATCCAGCATCCTCACTGCCTAAGTTTGGTGGCTGCTCATTGGCTCCATCCTCTTTCCAGGTCACTACCTGGGGCTGATCCAGACTGTTCGTAGTCTCGGTGTCCAAACACCACTATGATGGCCTATTCGTTTCCACTTAACATCGGCCCAGTCTCagcacatctgttgctgaaaccctctttCATGATTTTGTTACCTCGAGGCTTGACTATTTCAATTGTTGCTGCTGCTCTCCGGCACTCTACCCTTTGTAAACGTGAGTTCAACTGCAACActgttgcccatgtccttactcggaCCAGGTCCCATACATACTTCACCCCGACACTTGcttacctgcattggctcccagtcatgcAAGGCCTCAGTTTTAAGCTTTCCATACGTGTTTCCATCTCTCCATGGCCTCCACCCTACCTTTTTTCCAAtcgcttccagccctacaaccattcCCATATGTCTGACTTCATGCCATCTCTAAAATCCTCCCTATTGAGGTATTccgctccagcccaacaaccccccGAGATCACTATTTTCATCTAATTCGGGCATCTTACCCATCCTTGATTTTATTTGCTCAACCATTTCTGGCTGTGTCTTCAGGTGCTtgagcactaagctctggaattctccatCCAAACCTTTAATACACTATTTATAATCCATCTATATGCTGAAACTTTAGGTCACCCGACCTAAAACCTCCTTCAATGGCTTGGTATCAACATTTGCGATATAATACTCCAGCGaccttttattacattgaaggcacaatAGAAATATCAATTGCTGATgcttcccactcactctctctttctcagcgCTAAAGCTTTCTGTAACCTTAAACGTAACCTTAAGcataaagcaagcattcaggtgcagcaagcatttaagaaggcgaatggtatgttggccttcattacaaggggaatttgagtacaggaacaaggatgtcttactgcagttatgcagggccttggtgagaccacatctggaatattgtgcgcagttttggtctcctgatctgaggaaggatgtccttcccTTGGAAGGAGTACAAAGGCGATTtgctaggttgattcctggaatggcaggattgacgtaagaggagagattgggttgactaggcctatattcactggactttagaagaatgagaggggatctcatagaaacctgtaaagttctaacaggattagacaggctTGATGCAAGGTGGATGTTGTCGAAGACTGGGCGGTCCAGAACCCCaggatcacagactcaggatacAGGATATGCcaattagaaccgagatgaggagatatttcttcatttCTTCAAAGGGTCATGAACATATGAAATTCTgcagcacagaaggcagtggaggccaagtcattaaataaattcaagaaggggacagatatatttcttaatgccaaaggaatcaagggatatggggagaaaacgggaacagggcactgagttagacgatcagccatggagCAGGCCCGAAtgcccgaatgacctactcctactcctgctcctattttctatgtttctctgttttaaCTCTAATCCCAATGCTTTTCCTAAATGTAAACCGAATCATAAGCCTAATTATGTCCACAACCTAACTGTAGAACTAACCCTATCCACAACCTTAATTTTAACTGTAACCTTAAATCAAACTGTAACAGCAACTCTATTTGTTATCTTAAATCTAGCCATATCCCCAATGCTAAAGCTAACCCTAActgtttttttagtttttttttcagtttttacagatacagcactgaaacaggccctttggcccatcgattctgtgccaaccatcaaccacccatttatgctaatcctacactaattccatattcctaccacattcccacctgtccctatatttccctgcaacctacctatactaggggcaattgctaatggccaatttacctatcaacctccaagtctttagcatgtggtatgaaaccggagcacccgcagaaaacctacgcagacacagggagaacttgcaaactccacacaggcagtacccagaattgaacccggctcgctggagctgtgaggctgcggtgctaaccactgcaccactgtgccaccctaattgtAACCTTAAACAACCCCTAATCCAAACTCCAACCCGAGACCTAACTAGGACTGTggcgcagggcggcacagtggcgcagtggttagcaccgcagcctcacagctccagggacccgggttcgattccgggtactgcctgtgtggagtttgcaagttctccctgtgtctgcgtgggttttctccgggtgctccggtttcctcccacaagccaaaagacttgcaggttgataggtaaattggccattataaattgtcactagtataggtaggtggtagggaaatatagggataggtggggatgtttggtaggaatatgggattaatgtaggattagtataaatgggtggttgatgttcggcacagactcggtgggccgaagggcctgtttcagtgctgtatctctaatctaatgaccTTAACCATCACAGTCAAGCTAAGCCTAACTCTAA
This window contains:
- the LOC137359143 gene encoding probable G-protein coupled receptor 139, yielding MCETYYDIEKIIYTIIAFIGVPVNLVAILILSRAKCGLSTCTTRYLVAMAVADLLVIITEVILNQMNYYYFPKSFLNITPVCSVIYLLTSAATEISVWLTVAFTFDRFVSICCQKLKTKYCTEKTAAVMLSTTCILFCTKNVPFYFIYEPVEILENVPWFCNVKPSYYTEPGWVAFDWFDKVLTPLLPFALILLLNALTVRYILVASRSRKGLRGLKKGENRNDPKMENRRKSMVLLFTISSSFILLWLTYVIEFLYYIITGTNPTAYNDSEYMFQQVGYMLRSLNCCTNTFIYGATQSKFREQFKSAVKYPVILIVQLFNKQNN